In Planifilum fulgidum, a genomic segment contains:
- a CDS encoding NADH-quinone oxidoreductase subunit N, giving the protein MEKSIIHYDWTVMAPELILVAAAALMTLIDLVMRDRWDRRWLGALGLAAVLAAGAFVVAGFGGKPYEILGNTYRVDDFALTFKALILGGTALVLLLSFSHLDREEVRDQGEYYYLLLSAALGGMIMASSADLITLFVGLELLSISSYILVGVRKKRTDSGEAAWKYVILGGVSSAFILYGMSFLYGLAGSTNLFVVQQRLGEAYAQGYESFIYLSLLLMIVGFGFKVASAPFHTWAPDVYQGAPTPVTGFLAIVSKTAAFAFVFRILIVAYLQPFQMGMWLKIAGPLLLILAGASMIVGNAVALRQTNAKRLLAYSSIAHAGYLLVPLAAWGFSFLESTLYYLLAYLLMTIGAFAVLMIVEKNEKSGEIAAFAGLYQRSPLLAVAMTVILVSLAGIPVTAGFFGKFYILINALASEKLWIALIMIATTVVSYFYYFEFIRQMYFRPSPRGEKLAIPGLTAAVILVAVVGTIGLGIFPQSVLQFLGGIQWDGAFVQTGPPQ; this is encoded by the coding sequence ATGGAAAAATCGATCATCCATTACGACTGGACCGTTATGGCCCCCGAACTGATCCTCGTCGCCGCCGCCGCGCTGATGACGCTGATCGACCTGGTCATGAGGGACCGCTGGGATCGGCGCTGGCTGGGAGCATTGGGACTGGCGGCGGTGCTGGCCGCCGGTGCCTTCGTCGTGGCGGGCTTCGGCGGCAAACCCTACGAAATCCTGGGAAACACCTACCGGGTGGACGATTTCGCCTTGACGTTCAAGGCACTCATCCTGGGGGGGACCGCGCTGGTCCTGCTCCTCTCCTTCTCCCACCTCGACCGGGAGGAGGTCCGGGATCAGGGGGAATATTACTATCTGCTCCTTTCCGCGGCCCTCGGCGGGATGATCATGGCCTCCTCCGCCGACCTGATCACGCTGTTTGTCGGGTTGGAGCTCTTGAGCATTTCTTCGTACATCCTGGTGGGTGTGCGCAAAAAACGGACCGATTCGGGAGAGGCGGCCTGGAAATACGTGATCCTGGGAGGCGTTTCCTCCGCCTTCATCCTGTACGGGATGTCCTTTCTATACGGCTTGGCGGGAAGCACGAACCTGTTCGTCGTCCAACAGCGGCTGGGTGAGGCTTATGCCCAGGGTTACGAATCCTTCATCTATCTCTCGCTCCTTTTGATGATCGTCGGATTCGGCTTCAAGGTCGCCTCGGCCCCCTTCCACACGTGGGCGCCGGATGTGTACCAGGGGGCGCCGACGCCGGTGACCGGCTTTTTGGCGATCGTCTCCAAAACGGCGGCCTTCGCCTTTGTTTTCCGCATCCTGATCGTCGCCTATCTGCAGCCCTTCCAGATGGGAATGTGGCTTAAGATCGCCGGTCCCCTCCTGTTGATCCTGGCCGGGGCCTCGATGATTGTCGGCAACGCGGTGGCTCTCCGGCAGACCAACGCCAAGCGGCTGCTGGCCTATTCGAGCATCGCCCATGCGGGGTATTTGCTCGTGCCGCTGGCCGCGTGGGGATTTTCCTTCCTGGAAAGCACCCTGTACTACCTTTTGGCGTACCTGCTCATGACGATTGGCGCCTTCGCCGTGTTGATGATCGTCGAGAAGAATGAAAAGAGCGGGGAGATTGCCGCCTTTGCCGGGCTTTACCAACGGTCCCCCCTGCTTGCGGTGGCGATGACCGTCATCCTTGTCTCCCTGGCGGGGATTCCGGTGACGGCGGGATTCTTCGGCAAATTCTACATCCTGATCAACGCCCTCGCCAGCGAGAAACTGTGGATCGCGCTGATCATGATTGCCACCACCGTCGTCTCCTATTTCTACTACTTCGAGTTTATCCGGCAAATGTATTTCCGTCCTTCGCCCCGCGGGGAGAAATTGGCGATCCCCGGTTTGACGGCGGCGGTTATCCTGGTGGCCGTCGTGGGCACGATCGGTCTGGGGATTTTCCCGCAAAGCGTCCTTCAGTTCCTGGGCGGAATCCAGTGGGACGGCGCCTTTGTCCAGACGGGACCGCCCCAGTGA
- a CDS encoding DUF1146 family protein has protein sequence MDGAVSLGLVGLINIVMTLAGIGFSWWILMNVRLDVFMKQPKGPQAKALMIVLSIVLGHGLATFVSDYLGWSRLISQLF, from the coding sequence ATGGATGGTGCGGTGAGCCTGGGGCTTGTGGGATTGATCAACATCGTGATGACCCTTGCAGGCATCGGGTTCAGCTGGTGGATCCTGATGAATGTGAGGCTCGACGTGTTCATGAAGCAGCCGAAGGGGCCCCAAGCGAAGGCGTTGATGATCGTGCTGTCCATCGTGCTGGGACACGGTTTGGCCACCTTTGTGTCCGACTATCTGGGCTGGTCCCGCCTCATCAGCCAGCTGTTCTGA
- a CDS encoding YwmB family TATA-box binding protein, giving the protein MDWKRLVSGTLFFFILFLSVGSSSPPDDMEQLIDAFRRAGGRSETAVLHHGNRTRNPLPREEVGDLARRLSRELGLKPARRTESRHGHRWTATGKWGRNLTVRLNVINDRADLRKNRPYISVSLTGRGHPDRKWSHLRNRLEKVLAANGISPQIQFSIQGSGPMAGSNPEEAVRRVLKRLNAREIEGMRTDRTTSISAFSPALRGGLETKGGTMNVQVAARMDRSGKRMILTLGTPIITIEY; this is encoded by the coding sequence ATGGATTGGAAGCGGCTTGTCAGCGGAACTCTTTTTTTCTTCATTCTTTTTTTGTCCGTCGGATCGAGTTCCCCGCCGGATGACATGGAGCAGCTGATCGATGCCTTCCGCCGGGCGGGAGGACGGTCGGAAACCGCCGTGCTGCACCACGGAAACCGGACCCGGAACCCTTTGCCGCGGGAGGAAGTTGGCGATCTGGCCCGTCGGCTGAGCCGGGAACTGGGCCTTAAGCCGGCCCGTCGGACCGAGAGCCGGCACGGTCATCGCTGGACCGCAACGGGCAAATGGGGGCGAAACCTCACGGTTCGATTGAACGTTATCAACGATAGGGCCGATTTGCGGAAAAATCGTCCTTATATATCCGTTTCGTTGACCGGCCGCGGGCATCCGGACAGAAAATGGTCCCATCTCCGAAACCGGCTCGAGAAAGTTCTCGCCGCAAACGGCATCAGTCCGCAAATTCAATTTTCCATCCAAGGGAGCGGGCCAATGGCGGGGTCCAATCCGGAGGAGGCGGTTCGCCGGGTGCTCAAGCGGTTGAATGCGCGGGAAATCGAAGGGATGCGGACGGACCGAACCACCAGCATTTCGGCTTTCTCACCGGCCTTGCGAGGCGGGTTGGAGACAAAAGGTGGTACGATGAACGTACAGGTCGCCGCCCGGATGGACCGCAGTGGCAAGCGAATGATCCTGACCCTGGGCACACCCATTATCACCATTGAATATTAG
- the murA gene encoding UDP-N-acetylglucosamine 1-carboxyvinyltransferase produces MEKIVVRGGKRLKGRVKVHGAKNAVLPIIAASILASRGEHLIEEIPLLEDVKTITELLRSLGVSAELREDSVRICAEKVAHTEAPYELVRKMRASFLVMGPLLARKKHARIPLPGGCAIGSRPIDQHLKGLEAMGAVFEVDKGIIEGRVPDRLRGARIYLDVASVGATENIMMAATLAKGRTVIENAAREPEIVDLANFLNAMGAKVRGAGTGTIRIEGVDFLRGTTYTVIPDRIEAGTYMVAAAITRGEVFVEGAISDHLGPVIAKMREMGIHVLEGENGVHVRAEGDLRPVDVKTLPYPGFPTDMQAQFMALLTTVKGTSVVTETVFENRFMHVEELKRMGAQIKIDARTAIIDGGHPLSGAQVKATDLRSGAALVLAGLAAEGETEVTELHHIDRGYVQLVEKLKALGADIERLPVDTEKSMTEPSYA; encoded by the coding sequence TTGGAAAAAATCGTTGTTCGCGGTGGCAAGCGATTGAAAGGCAGGGTGAAGGTGCACGGCGCGAAAAACGCCGTCCTGCCGATCATCGCTGCATCCATCCTGGCCTCGCGCGGGGAGCATCTGATTGAAGAGATCCCGCTGCTGGAAGACGTAAAGACGATCACCGAGTTGCTGAGAAGCCTGGGGGTGTCCGCGGAGCTGAGAGAGGACAGTGTCCGAATCTGCGCGGAAAAGGTGGCCCACACCGAAGCCCCCTACGAACTGGTCCGGAAAATGCGCGCCTCCTTCCTCGTGATGGGGCCGCTTTTGGCCCGAAAGAAACACGCCCGCATTCCCCTGCCCGGGGGATGCGCCATCGGGAGCCGGCCCATCGATCAGCACCTCAAGGGGTTGGAGGCGATGGGCGCCGTCTTTGAGGTGGACAAAGGGATCATTGAAGGACGGGTTCCCGACCGGTTAAGGGGCGCCCGCATCTATCTGGATGTGGCCAGCGTCGGAGCGACGGAAAACATCATGATGGCCGCCACCCTGGCGAAGGGAAGAACGGTGATTGAAAACGCGGCCCGCGAACCCGAGATCGTCGATTTGGCCAATTTCCTCAACGCGATGGGAGCCAAGGTGCGCGGGGCCGGGACCGGAACCATCCGGATCGAGGGCGTCGACTTTCTCCGGGGCACCACATACACGGTGATTCCCGACCGGATCGAAGCGGGAACCTACATGGTGGCCGCTGCGATCACCCGCGGCGAGGTCTTTGTCGAGGGAGCCATCAGCGATCATCTGGGGCCGGTGATCGCCAAGATGCGCGAGATGGGCATCCACGTGCTGGAAGGGGAAAACGGCGTTCACGTGCGGGCGGAAGGCGATCTCCGCCCGGTGGATGTCAAAACCCTTCCGTACCCCGGTTTTCCCACGGACATGCAGGCCCAATTCATGGCTTTGCTCACCACCGTCAAGGGAACCAGCGTCGTCACCGAAACCGTTTTTGAAAACCGGTTCATGCATGTGGAAGAATTGAAGCGGATGGGGGCCCAGATCAAAATCGACGCCCGGACCGCCATCATCGATGGAGGCCATCCCTTGTCCGGAGCCCAGGTGAAAGCGACCGACCTGCGTTCGGGGGCCGCCCTCGTCCTGGCGGGGCTGGCCGCCGAAGGGGAGACGGAAGTCACCGAGCTGCATCACATTGATCGGGGTTATGTCCAGTTGGTGGAAAAATTGAAGGCCTTGGGGGCCGATATCGAGCGCCTGCCGGTGGATACCGAAAAATCCATGACGGAGCCCTCATACGCGTAA
- the spoIID gene encoding stage II sporulation protein D, protein MRKGLWLFVPVFFFLLVMLALPALLVSYPSASPRNLPSLREIPREKDEPVVRVFLTGEKRVISVPLERYVRGVVAAEMPADFHLEALKAQALAARTYIVDRLRSGDFSDMETFGEKARGAHVSDSVLHQAYRTDEQLKKTWGERYAAYSSRINRAVLDTRGKILLYEGEPIYAAFFSTSNGHTENSEDVFSKSFPYLRSVPSPWDKDSPRFLNEKTLTLDEFIQKMEKKTGKRIAVAASSGENWIRVLERTSGRRIKTLRIGDQTFTGRQVREALGLSSTDFTWTIDRGRIRFQTKGYGHGVGMSQWGANLLAHQGRSAEEIVRHYYRGVDIGSLDAVLSQASKNNRKPGGGGQ, encoded by the coding sequence TTGCGCAAAGGATTGTGGCTGTTCGTTCCGGTTTTCTTTTTCCTCCTGGTGATGCTTGCCCTTCCGGCGCTGTTGGTCAGTTATCCTTCGGCCTCCCCGCGGAATCTCCCGTCGCTCCGGGAAATTCCGCGGGAGAAAGATGAACCGGTCGTCCGGGTGTTTTTGACCGGGGAAAAGCGGGTGATTTCCGTTCCCCTGGAACGATACGTGCGGGGGGTTGTGGCCGCCGAGATGCCCGCCGATTTTCACCTGGAAGCGCTTAAGGCCCAGGCCCTCGCCGCGCGGACCTACATCGTGGACCGGTTGAGGAGCGGCGACTTTTCCGACATGGAAACCTTCGGAGAAAAGGCCCGGGGAGCCCACGTGTCCGATTCCGTCCTGCACCAGGCGTATCGCACCGATGAACAGCTGAAAAAAACCTGGGGAGAACGCTACGCCGCCTATTCCTCCCGGATCAACCGGGCGGTGCTCGACACCCGCGGAAAGATCCTTTTGTACGAAGGGGAACCGATTTACGCGGCCTTTTTTTCCACCAGCAACGGACACACGGAGAATTCGGAGGATGTCTTTTCCAAATCGTTTCCCTATCTCCGAAGCGTTCCCTCTCCCTGGGACAAGGACTCCCCCCGGTTTCTCAACGAAAAGACGCTGACCCTGGACGAATTCATCCAAAAAATGGAGAAGAAGACGGGGAAACGGATCGCCGTCGCGGCTTCCTCCGGGGAAAACTGGATCCGTGTCCTGGAGCGCACCTCCGGACGGCGGATCAAGACCCTTCGGATCGGGGACCAAACCTTTACGGGGCGGCAGGTGCGGGAAGCCCTCGGCCTTTCCTCCACCGATTTCACCTGGACGATTGATCGCGGGCGGATCCGGTTTCAAACCAAGGGATACGGGCACGGCGTCGGCATGAGCCAATGGGGGGCCAATTTGCTCGCCCATCAGGGAAGAAGCGCCGAGGAAATCGTGCGGCACTATTACCGGGGGGTGGACATCGGATCTTTGGACGCCGTGTTGAGTCAAGCTTCGAAGAACAACCGGAAACCGGGAGGAGGGGGCCAGTGA
- a CDS encoding MATE family efflux transporter, with protein MRRATSIAAQNIGAGNWQRVHRSAAVGFGFNLLFTGVLVTLCMFFQTEILSLFLPDAHRSLEIAEHIVSTTF; from the coding sequence TTGCGGCGCGCGACATCCATCGCGGCACAAAATATAGGGGCCGGAAATTGGCAGCGCGTTCATCGCTCTGCGGCCGTCGGGTTCGGGTTCAACTTGTTATTTACAGGCGTTTTAGTCACGTTATGCATGTTTTTCCAGACGGAGATTTTGTCTCTTTTTCTTCCGGATGCCCATCGTTCCCTTGAAATCGCCGAACACATCGTTTCCACAACCTTTTGA
- a CDS encoding M23 family metallopeptidase yields MKPEQPNNNVKPIHKMKWRLRWKRLFSKKWAFPAIYLAAAALILSLVWWYSTSQEPGQKPTTGLEEVLKQEPVENVNAPQEMILPFAENAQAKAKMGFYNDAGSDQSKETSLVKYENTYWPHSGVDFAREDGKSFDVVAALDGKVIRVEENPIVGHLVEIQHDNGLVTVYQSLSDVKVKEGETVSQGALIARAGENSFEKDAGVHLHFEVRKDGQPLNPEQYLN; encoded by the coding sequence ATGAAACCCGAGCAACCGAACAACAACGTGAAACCGATTCACAAGATGAAGTGGCGACTCCGATGGAAGCGCCTGTTTTCGAAAAAATGGGCTTTCCCGGCAATCTATCTCGCAGCGGCTGCACTCATCCTAAGCCTGGTATGGTGGTACTCAACCAGCCAGGAACCCGGTCAAAAACCGACAACCGGGTTGGAGGAAGTTCTGAAGCAGGAGCCGGTGGAAAACGTCAACGCGCCACAGGAGATGATTCTCCCCTTTGCTGAGAATGCTCAGGCAAAAGCGAAAATGGGATTCTACAACGATGCCGGATCCGATCAGTCCAAGGAGACTTCCCTGGTGAAATACGAGAACACCTACTGGCCCCATTCCGGAGTGGACTTTGCCAGGGAGGACGGCAAGAGCTTCGATGTGGTCGCGGCTCTGGACGGAAAAGTGATCCGGGTCGAAGAGAATCCCATCGTCGGCCATCTGGTGGAGATTCAGCATGACAACGGCTTGGTCACCGTTTACCAGAGCTTGTCCGACGTGAAAGTGAAAGAGGGAGAAACCGTTTCCCAGGGCGCTTTGATCGCCCGGGCCGGTGAGAACAGTTTCGAGAAGGATGCCGGCGTGCATCTTCACTTCGAAGTTCGCAAGGATGGGCAGCCGCTCAACCCTGAACAGTATCTGAATTGA
- the spoIIID gene encoding sporulation transcriptional regulator SpoIIID has protein sequence MHDYIRERTIKIGRYFVETQHTVRAIAKEFGVSKSTVHKDLTERLPEINPELANKVKEILEYHKSIRHLRGGEATRIKYKRQRPKAEEKKRETTTTI, from the coding sequence GTGCATGATTACATCAGGGAGCGGACGATTAAGATCGGTCGCTATTTCGTCGAGACACAGCACACGGTCCGCGCCATCGCCAAGGAATTCGGCGTTTCCAAAAGCACGGTCCACAAGGATCTGACGGAACGCCTGCCGGAAATCAATCCCGAACTTGCCAATAAAGTGAAGGAGATATTGGAATATCATAAATCGATTCGCCATCTCAGAGGCGGTGAGGCAACCCGCATCAAATACAAGCGACAGCGTCCGAAAGCGGAAGAGAAGAAACGGGAAACCACCACCACGATCTGA
- a CDS encoding DNA-directed RNA polymerase subunit beta produces the protein MKWSQAEERAPDSGGKPRADGESRLETKGFPEAGKADRKSIPDNRTASPGREGKKGDSGKESSESPRKKKIPVGVLKWRKDEETDEVKKENSTGKGKVFRLPDFGKDEEEPGEEPSSAQRRLKKAVKVLWIPTLLFGSLLIGLMIGYAGLGGQSPLEVFDPDLWRHIYQMVYG, from the coding sequence ATGAAATGGAGTCAAGCGGAGGAACGGGCCCCGGATTCCGGCGGAAAGCCCCGGGCGGACGGGGAATCCCGGTTGGAAACCAAGGGCTTTCCGGAAGCGGGGAAGGCGGATCGGAAATCCATTCCCGACAATCGGACGGCATCTCCGGGGAGGGAAGGAAAAAAGGGGGATTCCGGGAAGGAATCTTCGGAATCGCCCCGGAAAAAGAAAATTCCCGTCGGCGTGCTCAAATGGCGCAAGGATGAGGAAACGGACGAGGTCAAAAAGGAAAATTCAACCGGAAAAGGGAAAGTGTTTCGCTTGCCCGATTTCGGCAAGGATGAAGAGGAACCGGGCGAAGAGCCATCAAGCGCCCAGCGCCGTTTGAAGAAGGCGGTAAAGGTGTTGTGGATTCCCACGCTGCTGTTTGGTTCGCTCCTGATCGGTCTGATGATCGGATATGCAGGCTTGGGAGGGCAATCGCCCCTGGAAGTGTTCGACCCCGATCTGTGGAGACATATCTATCAGATGGTGTACGGATGA
- a CDS encoding CDP-alcohol phosphatidyltransferase family protein, translating into MNLPNTLTLLRFFFIPLYLFLYFSEIPGRIYWAFGVLLLAGLTDVIDGYLARRNKQVTQLGIMLDPLADKLMMLAVFLSLLISQRISLWAALAIFARDLGMIFGSAFFHFRGKKTVPANLLGKLTTFLFYVALFLLFFDYPNAENFLWFVIALSFVTFFIYLFQFKMLNQRTM; encoded by the coding sequence GTGAACCTGCCCAACACACTCACTCTGCTCCGATTTTTTTTCATTCCGCTGTATCTCTTTCTCTATTTTTCGGAGATCCCGGGAAGGATTTACTGGGCATTCGGGGTACTGCTCCTGGCCGGTTTGACCGATGTGATTGACGGATATCTGGCGCGGCGCAACAAACAGGTGACCCAGCTGGGGATCATGCTGGATCCGTTGGCGGACAAATTGATGATGCTGGCGGTTTTTCTCTCTCTGCTGATCTCCCAGCGCATCAGCCTGTGGGCGGCCTTGGCCATTTTCGCCCGTGACCTGGGAATGATTTTCGGTTCGGCCTTTTTTCACTTTCGGGGGAAAAAGACGGTTCCCGCCAATCTGTTGGGCAAGCTGACCACGTTCCTGTTTTATGTGGCCCTGTTCCTCCTCTTTTTCGACTATCCCAATGCCGAAAACTTCTTGTGGTTCGTCATCGCTCTCTCCTTCGTCACCTTCTTCATCTATCTCTTCCAGTTCAAAATGCTGAATCAGCGGACCATGTGA
- the fabZ gene encoding 3-hydroxyacyl-ACP dehydratase FabZ: MELDIKGIQEIIPHRYPFLLVDRIVEWEAGKRAVGIKNVTVNEPFFQGHFPEYPVMPGVLIVEALAQVGAVAVLGMEENRGKLAFFAGIDKFRFRGQVRPGDVLRLEVELLRLKGSVGKGKGVARVGDRVVAEGELMFAVGQG; the protein is encoded by the coding sequence ATGGAGCTGGACATCAAGGGGATTCAGGAGATCATTCCGCACCGCTATCCCTTTCTGCTCGTGGACCGGATTGTCGAGTGGGAAGCAGGAAAGCGCGCGGTGGGCATTAAAAATGTAACCGTCAATGAACCGTTTTTTCAAGGCCATTTTCCCGAATATCCGGTCATGCCCGGCGTGCTGATCGTGGAGGCGCTGGCCCAGGTGGGGGCGGTGGCAGTGCTGGGGATGGAGGAAAACCGCGGGAAGCTGGCTTTTTTTGCCGGTATTGACAAATTTCGTTTCCGCGGACAGGTGCGCCCGGGGGATGTCCTCCGTCTGGAAGTGGAACTTCTCCGTCTGAAAGGATCGGTGGGGAAAGGAAAGGGCGTCGCCCGGGTCGGCGATCGCGTCGTCGCGGAAGGGGAGCTGATGTTTGCCGTCGGTCAGGGATGA